A single window of Magnetococcus marinus MC-1 DNA harbors:
- a CDS encoding exopolyphosphatase: MSDTQMFRLVTRSDFDGLVCAVILKELDMIDEIKFVHPKDMQDGKIEITGRDITTNLPYVEGVHLAFDHHASELIRRGDAAPDNHIIDPHAPSAARVVYKYFGGTERMPRISHELMTAVDKGDAAMFTEDEVLHPRGWDLLNFLMDARTGLGRFRSFRISNYQLMMHLIDYCRDHTIEEILQVEDVKERVDLYFEHEEKFKDQIRRCSTVYDNLVVLDLRDEETIFAGNRFMIYALYPETNISIHVLWGYQRQNTVFAIGKSIINRTSNTHVGELALKYAGGGHRNAGTCQVANDSCDETLKEIIAQITNDG; encoded by the coding sequence GTGTCTGATACGCAAATGTTCCGTCTGGTTACCCGGAGCGATTTTGATGGTCTGGTTTGTGCGGTCATCTTGAAAGAGTTGGACATGATCGACGAGATCAAATTTGTCCACCCCAAAGATATGCAGGATGGTAAAATTGAAATCACTGGCCGGGATATCACCACCAACCTTCCCTATGTGGAAGGGGTTCATTTAGCCTTTGATCACCACGCGTCCGAGTTGATCCGTCGGGGTGATGCCGCGCCAGACAATCATATTATCGACCCCCATGCGCCCTCGGCTGCACGGGTTGTCTATAAATATTTCGGCGGAACCGAAAGAATGCCGCGCATCTCCCATGAGCTGATGACCGCGGTGGACAAAGGTGACGCTGCCATGTTCACCGAGGATGAAGTGCTGCATCCTCGTGGTTGGGATCTGCTCAACTTTCTCATGGATGCCCGTACCGGTTTGGGGCGCTTCCGCTCGTTCCGCATCTCTAACTACCAGTTGATGATGCACCTGATCGATTATTGCCGCGATCATACCATCGAAGAGATCCTGCAAGTTGAGGATGTCAAAGAGCGGGTTGATCTCTACTTTGAGCATGAAGAAAAGTTTAAAGATCAAATCCGCCGTTGCTCGACCGTCTATGATAACTTGGTGGTGTTGGATCTGCGGGATGAAGAGACCATCTTTGCGGGTAACCGCTTTATGATCTACGCGCTCTACCCAGAGACCAACATCTCTATTCACGTACTCTGGGGATACCAGCGTCAAAACACCGTGTTTGCCATTGGTAAATCCATTATCAACCGTACTTCTAACACCCACGTGGGCGAGCTGGCGCTGAAGTATGCTGGTGGTGGTCACCGTAATGCAGGCACCTGTCAGGTGGCCAATGATAGCTGTGACGAGACCTTAAAAGAGATTATTGCCCAAATTACCAATGATGGCTAA
- the hemH gene encoding ferrochelatase, whose translation MAQAETAILLVQLGTPDQPTEEAVRRYLRQFLSDRRVVDMNRLLWWPLLHGIILRSRPSKSAKLYKKIWRDDKTSPLLHYTRALQQEMARRFQGRHSSGVRVDFAMRYGNPGLRCKVGSLVREGVRRLLIVPLFPQYAGATVASVMDEVMRPMHIHRLMPTLRVMTPYYAQDAYIDALVASLEGVDLSEPDHRLLLSYHGLPKRHVDEGDPYENHCQTTTLLLTEELDLRHDQWMMSYQSRFGSEPWLEPNTDMLFKTLPSQGIKKLTVMCPGFAADCLETLEEISETGRQTFLKAGGSHFNYIPCLNDEPYWVDALEKMIEDEMHGWLHGPMSA comes from the coding sequence ATGGCCCAAGCTGAGACAGCCATTCTTTTGGTGCAACTTGGCACCCCCGATCAACCGACTGAAGAGGCCGTGCGCCGCTATCTGCGTCAATTTTTAAGTGACCGCCGCGTGGTGGACATGAATCGTCTGCTCTGGTGGCCTTTATTGCACGGTATTATTTTGCGCTCACGCCCCAGTAAAAGCGCCAAGCTTTACAAAAAAATCTGGCGGGATGATAAAACCTCCCCCCTACTCCACTACACTCGCGCATTGCAACAGGAGATGGCCCGCCGCTTTCAGGGACGCCACAGCAGCGGCGTGCGTGTGGATTTTGCCATGCGCTATGGTAATCCAGGGTTGCGTTGTAAAGTCGGCTCACTGGTGCGCGAAGGGGTACGCAGACTGTTAATCGTGCCACTCTTTCCCCAATATGCCGGTGCCACGGTCGCCTCGGTGATGGATGAGGTGATGCGCCCCATGCACATCCACCGCCTTATGCCCACCCTGCGGGTGATGACCCCCTATTATGCTCAGGATGCCTATATTGACGCCTTGGTTGCCAGCCTAGAGGGTGTTGACCTGAGTGAGCCGGATCATCGCCTATTGCTCTCTTACCATGGCCTACCCAAACGCCATGTGGATGAGGGCGACCCCTATGAAAACCACTGTCAGACCACCACCCTGCTGCTTACAGAAGAGTTGGATCTGCGCCACGATCAGTGGATGATGAGCTATCAATCCCGCTTTGGTAGCGAGCCTTGGTTGGAACCCAACACCGATATGCTCTTTAAAACTTTACCCAGTCAGGGTATTAAAAAGCTGACAGTGATGTGCCCAGGATTTGCCGCCGACTGTTTAGAGACCTTGGAAGAGATCTCTGAAACAGGCCGACAAACCTTTCTCAAGGCAGGGGGCAGCCATTTTAACTATATTCCTTGCCTCAATGACGAGCCCTACTGGGTAGACGCATTGGAAAAGATGATTGAAGATGAAATGCACGGCTGGCTGCACGGGCCTATGTCTGCATAA
- a CDS encoding Mrp/NBP35 family ATP-binding protein, with protein sequence MEQNSKTAENMDAQTYPLPKKQQVDRVKHVIAVYSAKGGVGKSTLSVNLAFALQRLGYKVGLLDADIYGPSIPTMLGVNERPEPDVMGRIKPVMAHKMPIMSIGFMVEDEQPLVWRGPVLFQVLQQFFHEVRWTGYDEMLDYLIIDLPPGTGDIQLSMAQQVEVTGSVIVTTPQDVALQDVRRGISLFNIAHVPILGVVENMSYFRCGHCGERTDIFSTGGAQSVADKSGVPLLGEVPLVPAIRECGDNGLPIVLEQPESEHAKRYMEIAEKLVARVVAQESAEASA encoded by the coding sequence ATGGAACAGAATAGTAAGACTGCTGAAAATATGGATGCTCAAACCTATCCCCTGCCCAAAAAGCAGCAGGTGGACCGGGTTAAGCACGTCATCGCTGTCTACAGTGCCAAGGGCGGCGTGGGTAAATCTACACTGTCGGTCAACTTGGCTTTTGCGCTGCAACGGTTGGGTTACAAGGTCGGCCTGTTGGATGCCGATATCTATGGACCGAGTATACCGACCATGCTGGGGGTTAATGAGCGTCCTGAACCGGATGTCATGGGGCGTATTAAGCCGGTCATGGCCCATAAAATGCCCATTATGTCGATCGGTTTTATGGTGGAAGATGAGCAACCGCTGGTGTGGCGTGGCCCGGTATTGTTTCAGGTGTTGCAACAGTTTTTTCACGAAGTGCGCTGGACTGGCTATGACGAAATGCTGGACTATCTGATTATTGATCTTCCCCCAGGTACGGGGGATATTCAGCTCTCTATGGCTCAGCAGGTCGAGGTGACAGGGTCGGTGATTGTAACCACCCCGCAGGATGTCGCTTTGCAAGATGTGCGTCGGGGTATCTCTCTCTTCAATATTGCCCACGTGCCCATTTTGGGGGTTGTGGAAAATATGAGCTATTTCCGCTGTGGTCATTGTGGTGAGCGCACCGATATCTTCTCCACAGGAGGGGCGCAGTCGGTGGCCGATAAGAGCGGCGTGCCGTTGTTGGGTGAGGTGCCTTTGGTACCGGCTATCCGCGAGTGTGGGGACAATGGCCTGCCAATCGTACTGGAGCAGCCTGAGTCTGAGCATGCCAAGCGCTACATGGAGATTGCGGAAAAATTGGTGGCACGGGTTGTTGCTCAGGAGTCTGCTGAAGCATCTGCTTAA
- a CDS encoding cobyrinate a,c-diamide synthase: MPYRIPRLFISATRKSSGKTFIAVGLTAALSARGLVVQPFKKGPDYIDPRWHSLAAGRECRNLDDFIMGRPKVLTSFVAHAQGADVAIIEGNLGLFDGQDLEGSDSSAALAKALGAPVLLVVDCKHLARSVAPLVCGHLHFPGGETIVGIILNNVATPRQEKRLREAIERFCPIPILGAIPRSAEIMIDERHLGLVPANEKQGAPHTVETMGRMMESHLDLDRLVALAATATPLALPDNPPALASKAPLVGGRPVRVGYAADQAFSFYYPDNLEALRQNGVELVPFSLLDEQPLPQVDGLYIGGGFPEMFMEHLQQNRATLETIRTRSELGMPIYAECGGLMVLSQRLIWAGKRVELAGALPIEITMHPKPQGYGYMKIHGTGALPWPPVDQEICCHEFHYSKVSKLGEGVRFAYQVTRGSGVDGWHDGILYHNIFASYAHIHVEGAPEWAPFLARFWRERGSFSQP; the protein is encoded by the coding sequence ATGCCCTATCGCATCCCCCGTCTGTTTATCTCCGCTACCCGTAAAAGCTCTGGCAAGACTTTTATTGCTGTTGGTTTAACCGCAGCATTGAGCGCCCGTGGTTTGGTGGTGCAGCCGTTCAAAAAAGGTCCTGATTATATTGATCCCCGCTGGCATAGCCTGGCCGCAGGTCGCGAGTGTCGTAATCTGGACGATTTTATCATGGGTCGGCCAAAGGTGTTGACCAGCTTTGTGGCCCATGCCCAAGGTGCCGATGTGGCGATTATCGAGGGCAACCTCGGCCTGTTTGACGGACAGGATCTGGAGGGGTCTGACAGCAGTGCAGCGTTGGCTAAAGCGTTGGGTGCGCCAGTCTTGCTGGTGGTGGATTGTAAACATCTGGCCCGCAGTGTGGCCCCGCTGGTGTGTGGGCATCTGCATTTTCCGGGTGGGGAGACCATTGTTGGTATCATTCTTAACAATGTGGCCACCCCGCGACAGGAAAAGCGTCTGAGAGAGGCCATTGAACGGTTCTGTCCCATTCCTATTCTGGGGGCGATTCCCCGTTCGGCGGAGATCATGATTGATGAGCGCCATCTGGGTTTGGTCCCCGCCAATGAAAAACAGGGGGCTCCCCATACCGTTGAGACCATGGGCCGCATGATGGAGAGCCATCTGGATCTGGATCGTCTGGTTGCGTTGGCGGCAACCGCAACCCCGTTGGCGTTGCCGGACAATCCTCCTGCACTGGCCAGTAAAGCCCCCTTGGTGGGGGGGCGTCCTGTACGGGTGGGTTATGCAGCCGATCAAGCTTTCTCCTTCTATTACCCGGATAATTTGGAGGCGCTGCGGCAAAATGGGGTGGAGTTAGTGCCCTTCAGCTTATTAGACGAGCAGCCTTTGCCCCAGGTGGATGGCCTCTACATTGGAGGTGGGTTTCCTGAAATGTTTATGGAGCACCTTCAGCAAAATCGCGCTACCTTGGAGACCATTCGAACCCGTAGTGAACTGGGTATGCCGATCTATGCGGAGTGCGGAGGTTTGATGGTGCTGAGCCAGCGTCTTATCTGGGCCGGTAAGCGGGTAGAACTGGCCGGAGCGCTGCCCATTGAGATCACCATGCACCCTAAACCCCAAGGTTACGGCTATATGAAAATTCATGGTACGGGGGCGCTGCCGTGGCCACCGGTGGATCAAGAGATCTGCTGCCACGAATTTCACTATTCCAAGGTCTCTAAATTGGGTGAGGGTGTGCGCTTTGCCTATCAGGTTACGCGGGGAAGTGGGGTGGATGGTTGGCATGATGGCATTCTTTACCATAATATCTTTGCCTCTTACGCACACATTCACGTAGAAGGTGCGCCAGAATGGGCGCCATTTTTGGCCCGTTTTTGGAGAGAGCGCGGTAGCTTTTCGCAACCCTAA
- the tusD gene encoding sulfurtransferase complex subunit TusD has product MKFAVLVYEGPYNHEASDSAYNFVTAALEKGHECRGIFFYHDGVYNVTKLMEPPQDDRHIANRWSQLGSKGIDIVVCIAAAKRRGIVDSVLVDNVRISGLGQLTMMAIEADKMVVFGD; this is encoded by the coding sequence ATGAAATTTGCGGTATTAGTCTACGAGGGCCCGTACAATCACGAGGCGTCCGACAGCGCATACAATTTTGTGACGGCTGCGCTGGAGAAAGGTCATGAGTGCCGGGGTATCTTTTTCTATCACGATGGTGTCTACAACGTCACCAAGTTGATGGAACCCCCACAAGATGACCGACACATCGCCAATCGTTGGTCACAACTGGGCTCCAAGGGTATCGACATCGTCGTTTGCATCGCTGCGGCCAAGCGTCGCGGCATCGTGGATTCGGTGTTGGTGGATAACGTGCGCATCTCGGGTCTTGGTCAGCTGACCATGATGGCTATCGAGGCCGACAAAATGGTTGTGTTCGGTGACTGA